In one window of Arachis ipaensis cultivar K30076 chromosome B06, Araip1.1, whole genome shotgun sequence DNA:
- the LOC107647774 gene encoding uncharacterized protein LOC107647774, whose product MAQFTTRITKAKHPISLLGVTQKQDESTRKYLDRFNDECLTVDGLTDLVASLCLTNGLMNEDFRKYLTTKLVWTMHEIQSVAKEYINDEEVSQVRAANKRQHGNTQHGNAAPWHNPPPRENQKDHPKSANINRPPKIGKLSNYTPLTAPITEIYHQIADRGIILKARQLKERTGGNKTLYCDYHRGYEHRTQDCFDLKDALEQAIRDGKLPEFAKIIKEPKRAERDSHQKEKDAT is encoded by the coding sequence ATGGCCCAATTCACCACCAGAATCACCAAAGCTAAACACCCCATCAGCCTATTGGGAGTCACGCAGAAACAAGACGAGtccacaagaaaatacctcgaccgctttAACGACGAATGCttaacggtcgacggactcacggattTAGTCGCAAGTCTTTGCCTAACCAACGGACTCATGAATGAAGATTTTCGCAAATACCTCACTACCAAACTggtatggaccatgcacgagatccagagCGTCGCCAAGGAATACATAAACGATGAAGAGGTAAGCCAAGTCAGAGCCGCCAATAAACGGCAACACGGCAACACCCAACACGGCAACGCAGCACCTTGGCATAACCCCCCACCTAGAGAAAATCAAAAGGACCATCCCAAATCAGCAAACATAAACCGACCTCCCAAAATCGGAAAATTATCCAACTACACACCCCTGACGGCCCCGAtcaccgagatataccaccaaatagcagacCGAGGTATCATCCTgaaagcccgacaactcaaagAAAGGACCGGCGGCAACAAAACCCTATATTGTgactaccaccgaggttacgAGCATAGGACACAAGACTGTTTTGACCTAAAGGACGCTCTCGAACAAGCAATAAGAGACGGCAAGCTCCCCGAGTTCGCCAAAATCATCAAAGAACCGAAACGCGCCGAAAGAGACAGTCACCAGAAAGAGAAGGACGCAACCTAA
- the LOC107605676 gene encoding UDP-glucuronate:xylan alpha-glucuronosyltransferase 2 isoform X2: MPSQGKAEKGIKMKAVMEEAQVKAPKMPKKNAMKIEKPSFFDQIMGKGVKNIGMVNFDEEEDDVSEWNMEGEKTIIPIHFEKVSTQFNWTDLFPEWIDEEEESDVPSCPDIPMPDFNVHQNMDIIVAKLPCNNNKEGWGRNVYRLQVHLIVANLAVKNNKGKRDYGKLKTKVVFLSKCRPMLEIFRCNDLVKNDGDWWYYEPDLKRLEQKVSLPIGSCKLALPLWEQGIDKVYDTSKIQKMVRKNAKTKREAYATVLHSSDDYVCGAIMLAQSLLRTGTKRDLILLLDNSISPAKRRALSTSGWKIRIITRIRNPKAEKHSYNEYNYSKFRLWQLTDYDKVIFIDADIVVLRNLDVLFHFPQMSATGNDQSIFNSGIMVIEPSNCTFNVLMESRYDIVSYNGGDQGFLNEIFVWWHRLPRRVNYLKNFWANTTLEASKKNHLFGAEPPKLYSIHYLGLKPWYCYRDYDCNWDVEDQRVYASDVAHHKWWKLHDQMDKKLQRMCRLTKRRRTNLNWERRKASKLGLPDQHWKINITDPRRSGSLLMN, from the exons ATGCCATCACAAGGTAAG gCAGAAAAAGGCATAAAAATGAAAGCAGTGATGGAAGAGGCTCAAGTGAAAGCACCAAAGATGCCAAAGAAGAATGCAATGAAGATAGAGAAGCCAAGTTTCTTTGATCAAATTATGGGTAAAGGAGTGAAGAACATTGGCATGGTGAActttgatgaagaagaagatgatgttaGTGAATGGAACATGGAAGGTGAAAAAACAATCATCCCAATTCACTTTGAGAAGGTATCAACCCAATTCAATTGGACAGATTTGTTCCCCGAATGGATcgacgaagaagaagaaagcgATGTTCCATCTTGTCCAGATATTCCCATGCCGGATTTCAATGTGCATCAAAACATGGACATAATTGTGGCGAAGTTGCCATGCAACAATAATAAAGAAGGGTGGGGTAGGAATGTTTATAGGCTACAAGTTCATCTAATTGTGGCAAATTTGGCTGTGAAGAATAATAAGGGTAAGAGGGATTATGGGAAATTGAAGACTAAGGTTGTTTTTTTAAGCAAGTGTAGGCCAATGTTGGAAATTTTTAGGTGCAATGATTTGGTTAAGAATGATGGTGATTGGTGGTACTATGAGCCTGATTTGAAGAGATTGGAGCAAAAGGTTTCATTGCCTATTGGATCATGCAAGTTGGCTTTGCCTCTTTGGGAACAAG GGATTGACAAAGTGTATGACACGTCCAAGATTCAAAAAATGGTTAGAAAGAATGCAAAAACAAAACGTGAGGCGTACGCTACAGTGCTTCACTCCTCCGACGACTATGTGTGCGGCGCAATAATGCTGGCACAAAGCCTCCTCCGAACGGGAACCAAGCGTGACCTAATCCTCCTTCTCGACAACTCCATCTCTCCTGCAAAGCGTCGTGCGCTCTCCACCTCTGGGTGGAAGATCCGAATCATAACTCGGATCAGAAACCCAAAGGCGGAGAAACACTCCTACAACGAGTACAACTACAGTAAATTTCGGTTGTGGCAGTTAACAGACTATGACAAGGTTATTTTTATTGATGCTGACATTGTTGTTTTGAGGAACCTTGATGTTCTGTTTCATTTTCCGCAAATGTCGGCCACTGGGAATGATCAAAGTATATTTAATTCTGGGATTATGGTGATTGAGCCTTCAAATTGCACATTTAATGTGCTGATGGAGAGTAGATATGATATTGTTTCATATAATGGTGGTGACCAAGGCTTCCTTAACGAGATTTTTGTCTGGTGGCACAG GTTACCAAGGAGGGTGAACTACTTGAAGAATTTTTGGGCCAACACAACATTAGAAGCAAGCAAGAAGAACCATCTATTTGGAGCAGAGCCACCAAAGCTATACTCAATACACTACCTTGGATTAAAGCCATGGTATTGTTATAGGGACTATGATTGCAATTGGGACGTTGAGGACCAAAGGGTGTATGCTAGTGACGTGGCACATCATAAGTGGTGGAAGCTGCATGACCAAATGGACAAAAAGCTTCAACGCATGTGTAGGCTCACAAAACGACGTCGTACAAACCTCAATTGGGAGAGAAGAAAAGCTTCCAAATTAGGTTTGCCCGATCAACATTGGAAGATTAATATTACGGATCCCAGAAGATCTGGTTCACTTTTGATGAATTAA
- the LOC107605676 gene encoding UDP-glucuronate:xylan alpha-glucuronosyltransferase 2 isoform X1 — protein sequence MMEVSSSFQKVLKTSPSRKKALVIRINLFCLAMFLIVYATLLFRPSSSIYFENAASLVKCSISECHHKAEKGIKMKAVMEEAQVKAPKMPKKNAMKIEKPSFFDQIMGKGVKNIGMVNFDEEEDDVSEWNMEGEKTIIPIHFEKVSTQFNWTDLFPEWIDEEEESDVPSCPDIPMPDFNVHQNMDIIVAKLPCNNNKEGWGRNVYRLQVHLIVANLAVKNNKGKRDYGKLKTKVVFLSKCRPMLEIFRCNDLVKNDGDWWYYEPDLKRLEQKVSLPIGSCKLALPLWEQGIDKVYDTSKIQKMVRKNAKTKREAYATVLHSSDDYVCGAIMLAQSLLRTGTKRDLILLLDNSISPAKRRALSTSGWKIRIITRIRNPKAEKHSYNEYNYSKFRLWQLTDYDKVIFIDADIVVLRNLDVLFHFPQMSATGNDQSIFNSGIMVIEPSNCTFNVLMESRYDIVSYNGGDQGFLNEIFVWWHRLPRRVNYLKNFWANTTLEASKKNHLFGAEPPKLYSIHYLGLKPWYCYRDYDCNWDVEDQRVYASDVAHHKWWKLHDQMDKKLQRMCRLTKRRRTNLNWERRKASKLGLPDQHWKINITDPRRSGSLLMN from the exons ATGATGGAGGTTTCATCAAGTTTTCAAAAAGTGTTGAAAACATCACCTTCTAGAAAAAAAGCATTGGTGATTAGAATCAACTTGTTCTGTCTTGCAATGTTTCTCATAGTTTATGCAACACTTCTATTTCGTCCATCTTCTTCTATCTATTTTGAGAATGCAGCATCACTTGTCAAATGCTCCATAAGTGAATGCCATCACAAG gCAGAAAAAGGCATAAAAATGAAAGCAGTGATGGAAGAGGCTCAAGTGAAAGCACCAAAGATGCCAAAGAAGAATGCAATGAAGATAGAGAAGCCAAGTTTCTTTGATCAAATTATGGGTAAAGGAGTGAAGAACATTGGCATGGTGAActttgatgaagaagaagatgatgttaGTGAATGGAACATGGAAGGTGAAAAAACAATCATCCCAATTCACTTTGAGAAGGTATCAACCCAATTCAATTGGACAGATTTGTTCCCCGAATGGATcgacgaagaagaagaaagcgATGTTCCATCTTGTCCAGATATTCCCATGCCGGATTTCAATGTGCATCAAAACATGGACATAATTGTGGCGAAGTTGCCATGCAACAATAATAAAGAAGGGTGGGGTAGGAATGTTTATAGGCTACAAGTTCATCTAATTGTGGCAAATTTGGCTGTGAAGAATAATAAGGGTAAGAGGGATTATGGGAAATTGAAGACTAAGGTTGTTTTTTTAAGCAAGTGTAGGCCAATGTTGGAAATTTTTAGGTGCAATGATTTGGTTAAGAATGATGGTGATTGGTGGTACTATGAGCCTGATTTGAAGAGATTGGAGCAAAAGGTTTCATTGCCTATTGGATCATGCAAGTTGGCTTTGCCTCTTTGGGAACAAG GGATTGACAAAGTGTATGACACGTCCAAGATTCAAAAAATGGTTAGAAAGAATGCAAAAACAAAACGTGAGGCGTACGCTACAGTGCTTCACTCCTCCGACGACTATGTGTGCGGCGCAATAATGCTGGCACAAAGCCTCCTCCGAACGGGAACCAAGCGTGACCTAATCCTCCTTCTCGACAACTCCATCTCTCCTGCAAAGCGTCGTGCGCTCTCCACCTCTGGGTGGAAGATCCGAATCATAACTCGGATCAGAAACCCAAAGGCGGAGAAACACTCCTACAACGAGTACAACTACAGTAAATTTCGGTTGTGGCAGTTAACAGACTATGACAAGGTTATTTTTATTGATGCTGACATTGTTGTTTTGAGGAACCTTGATGTTCTGTTTCATTTTCCGCAAATGTCGGCCACTGGGAATGATCAAAGTATATTTAATTCTGGGATTATGGTGATTGAGCCTTCAAATTGCACATTTAATGTGCTGATGGAGAGTAGATATGATATTGTTTCATATAATGGTGGTGACCAAGGCTTCCTTAACGAGATTTTTGTCTGGTGGCACAG GTTACCAAGGAGGGTGAACTACTTGAAGAATTTTTGGGCCAACACAACATTAGAAGCAAGCAAGAAGAACCATCTATTTGGAGCAGAGCCACCAAAGCTATACTCAATACACTACCTTGGATTAAAGCCATGGTATTGTTATAGGGACTATGATTGCAATTGGGACGTTGAGGACCAAAGGGTGTATGCTAGTGACGTGGCACATCATAAGTGGTGGAAGCTGCATGACCAAATGGACAAAAAGCTTCAACGCATGTGTAGGCTCACAAAACGACGTCGTACAAACCTCAATTGGGAGAGAAGAAAAGCTTCCAAATTAGGTTTGCCCGATCAACATTGGAAGATTAATATTACGGATCCCAGAAGATCTGGTTCACTTTTGATGAATTAA